A region of the Candidatus Methylomirabilota bacterium genome:
TCGGCCACGGGCGACCATCCCGTGCAGCGGGCCTGGGTCGAGGTGGACGTCCCCCAGTGCGGCTTCTGCCAGCCAGGCCAGATCATGTCGGCAGCGGCGCTGTTGGCCTCGAAGCCCTCCCCCACCGACGCGGACATCGACACCGCCATGGCCGGCAACATCTGCCGCTGCGGCACCTACCAGCGGATCCGCGCCGCGATCCACCGCGCGGCGGCGCTCCGGAAGGGAGGCCAGCGATGAAAACGCTGCTCACCCGGCGGACGCTCCTCAAGGGCAGCCTCGTGGCCGGCGCGGGGCTGGCCATCGGCTTCCCCCTCGCGGGCCGTATCCCCGGCGCGCTGGCGCAGACGGCGGGCGTGTTCGCGCCCAACCAGTGGCTCCGGATCGACCGCGACGGCGTCGTGACCATCATCAACTCGGTCCCGGAGATGGGCCAGGGCTCGCTGACCACCACGCCGATGATCATCGCCGACGAGCTGGACGCCGTGCTCGACAAGGTCCGCGTCGAGCAGGCCCCGGCCAATCCCGCCCTCTATAAGAATCCCGTCACCGGCACCCAGTCCTACGGCGGCAGCCGGGGCGTGCGCGACCACATCGCCATGTGGCGCAAGGCCGCCGCCGCTGCCCGCGAGATGCTCAAGCAGGCCGCGGCCAGCGAGTGGGGCGTGCCGGTGGAGAGCGTCGACACCGAGGCCGGAACGGTGATCCATCGTCCCACCGGCCGCCGCCTCCCGTATGGCCAGCTCGTCGACAAGGCCCAGCACCTGCCGGTGCCCGAGAATCCCAAGCTCAAGACGCCCGACCAGTTCCGCTACATCGGCAAGACGGTCAAGCGGCGCGACACGCCCGAAAAGGTGACGGGCCGTGCCATCTACGGGATGGACGTGAAGGTCCCGGGGATGCTCGTGGCGTCCAT
Encoded here:
- a CDS encoding 2Fe-2S iron-sulfur cluster-binding protein, which gives rise to SATGDHPVQRAWVEVDVPQCGFCQPGQIMSAAALLASKPSPTDADIDTAMAGNICRCGTYQRIRAAIHRAAALRKGGQR